The following is a genomic window from Rhizobium sp. NRK18.
CGGTGGATGTCGCCCACATATTCCTTGTAAGTCGGATTGTTGAGCGGCCCCATCACTTCCGCCGACATGACTTCCGAGAAGCCGAGGATGGCGTTCAGGGGCGTCCTGAGTTCATGCGACATGGACGCGAGGAAACGGGACTTGGCGAGGTTGGCTTCCTCGGCGCGGCGGCGGGCTTCGTCCGACATGGATTTGGCCACTTCCAGTTCGGCGATGAGATCGTCCTTCTCCGACTGGATGGCGATCAGGCGCATGTTGGACTTGTAGAGCTTGTCGGTGATGTAGAGGAAGAAGACAACTGCGCTGGCGAAGCCGGAGGTCAGGATGATGGCCGAAAGGTCCTGGCTCAGCGCTGCGCGCACGGCCAGGATGACGACGACGGGCGCAAAGCAGAACAATGTTGCCTGCCGCAGCATGAAGCTGGACATGGAATTGGCCGATAGCGCGATCAGCAGCACCACGCCCTTGAAGAACTGATAGTTCTGACCAAGTTCCGGATGGTCGATGATGACCAGACCGGCCCAGCTGATGCCGATCAGAACCTGGCCGATCAGCATCAGCCTGCGGGTCTGCGTGGTGTTGCCGGCGGTCAGTTCCATCTGGCTGATGCGGCGCATCATCAGGAGGTTGGCAGAATTGGCTGTCAGGGCGAAGACTGCCCACGCGATAAAGCTGACATCTCTCGTGAAGTGGAGGCCGAAAATGGTGACCAGAATGATCAGAAGGGGGGCGATCGCGGCGCCCTGCAGGCAGGATTCCGCATACATTTTCATCGCATCGCGATCGAATACGCCCGCGCCC
Proteins encoded in this region:
- a CDS encoding sensor histidine kinase, which codes for MSKGVVSTSTDKIIVDRTRGHRNKPVSKAVRATRERLQSSHSGAGVFDRDAMKMYAESCLQGAAIAPLLIILVTIFGLHFTRDVSFIAWAVFALTANSANLLMMRRISQMELTAGNTTQTRRLMLIGQVLIGISWAGLVIIDHPELGQNYQFFKGVVLLIALSANSMSSFMLRQATLFCFAPVVVILAVRAALSQDLSAIILTSGFASAVVFFLYITDKLYKSNMRLIAIQSEKDDLIAELEVAKSMSDEARRRAEEANLAKSRFLASMSHELRTPLNAILGFSEVMSAEVMGPLNNPTYKEYVGDIHRSGQHLLNLINEILDLSRIEAGRYELNEASLSLTEVAEDCIGMVQLRARSKNITINEQFEPGMPDVWADEKSMRQVILNLLSNAVKFTPQNGIVTVKAGWTASGGQYVSIKDNGPGIPEEEIPVVLSAFGQGSIAIKSAEQGTGLGLPIVQAILSKHEGKFVLKSKLREGTEVIAILPANRVMQGLPAAEEAVVVPPRKKSFA